Proteins encoded by one window of Salvia splendens isolate huo1 chromosome 5, SspV2, whole genome shotgun sequence:
- the LOC121806001 gene encoding TPR repeat-containing thioredoxin TTL1-like — protein sequence MSSFSGKPTSELGLEALSNGLTNTLTIYKDEKNGVCLNKPDFRELEASPATTTTTTSSSSSGSVSVPTKPHSTHSAELSVESSPSTARNLRSGHTRSRSCGSHHLIFSGSGSVSSPPPATVAPTGNICPSGRISKTGLPGRASKPDVLGSGSGRYGHGSIMRGGDGGAPRGLMVGGGGGGRSSADPEELKRLGNDCYKNAQFSEALSLYDRAIAISPANAAYRFNRAAALMGLRRLLEAVRECGAAIRLDPGYAKAHHRLGSLLLSLGQVESAREHICFPGHQPDPVEMHKLQLVEKHLSKCSEARRLGDWRGTLSEVDAAIAAGADASPQLCACRAEALLKLHQLDDAFSAQSNIAMSEASVSLNPSLKIFGMLVEAYLFFVRTQVELAKGRYDSALTAIEKAGKIDPQNAETSKLLNTVRLVCRARARGNDLFKSERFTEACSAYGEGLRLDPSNSVLYCNRAACWFKLGQWERSVEDCNQALRIQPNYLKALLRRALSNSKLERWSEAVRDYEVLRRELPDDNEVAESLFHAQVALKKSLGEDVYNMKFGGDVESVSGLEQFRAAISSSGASVVHFRSGTNLQCKHISPFVDALCSRYPSINFLQVDIEEGHAIAHTENIRIVPTFKIYKKGIRVKEMICPSPEVLESSVRHYSI from the exons atgtcGTCATTTTCCGGTAAGCCGACGTCGGAGCTAGGTCTAGAAGCACTCTCCAATGGCCTCACAAACACGTTGACTATTTACAAAGACGAAAAAAACGGCGTCTGTCTTAACAAACCCGACTTCCGAGAACTCGAAGCCTCTCCCgccacaaccaccaccaccacaagcTCCAGCTCATCGGGTTCTGTTTCTGTCCCGACAAAGCCCCATTCCACCCACTCCGCCGAGCTCTCTGTCGAGAGTTCTCCCTCCACGGCCCGAAACTTGAGGTCGGGCCACACTCGCTCCCGCTCCTGCGGCTCTCACCACCTCATCTTCTCCGGCTCCGGCTCCGTCAGCTCCCCTCCCCCCGCCACCGTCGCCCCCACCGGAAACATATGCCCCTCGGGCCGGATCTCGAAGACCGGGCTGCCGGGCCGGGCTTCCAAGCCCGATGTCCTcggctccggctccggccgCTACGGCCACGGCAGCATAATGCGGGGCGGAGACGGAGGTGCTCCGAGAGGGCTGAtggtcggcggcggcggcggagggcggAGCAGCGCCGATCCCGAGGAATTGAAGAGATTGGGGAACGATTGCTACAAAAACGCCCAATTTTCCGAGGCATTGAGCCTCTACGACAGGGCAATCGCGATTTCGCCGGCCAATGCAGCCTACCGTTTCAACCGGGCGGCGGCGCTCATGGGCCTCCGCCGCCTTCTCGAGGCGGTGAGGGAATGTGGGGCGGCGATTAGGCTGGATCCGGGCTATGCCAAGGCCCATCACCGATTGGGATCTTTGCTTCTCAG TTTAGGGCAGGTGGAGAGTGCTAGGGAGCACATTTGCTTTCCGGGGCACCAACCTGATCCGGTTGAGATGCATAAGTTGCAGTTGGTCGAGAAGCATCTGAGCAAATGCAGTGAAGCGCGGAGGCTTGGCGACTGGAGAGGGACGCTGAGCGAGGTTGACGCCGCCATTGCTGCTGGAGCTGATGCATCGCCCCAG CTGTGCGCGTGTAGGGCAGAAGCTCTGTTGAAGCTCCACCAACTAGATGATGCTTTCTCAGCTCAGTCGAACATCGCGATGTCTGAGGCATCTGTCAGTCTCAATCCGTCACTCAAGATTTTCGGGATGCTTGTTGAAGCGTACCTGTTCTTCGTTAGAACTCAAGTTGAGTTGGCTAAGGGAAG GTACGATAGTGCTCTTACAGCCATTGAGAAAGCTGGGAAGATAGACCCTCAAAATGCTGAAACGTCAAAGCTTCTCAACACGGTGAGGTTGGTGTGTCGAGCTCGTGCTCGTGGGAATGATCTTTTTAAGTCGGAAAGGTTCACAGAGGCATGCTCGGCATATGGGGAAGGCCTCAGGCTTGATCCGTCTAATTCTGTACTCTATTGCAATCGGGCAGCTTGTTGGTTCAAGCTCGGCCAGTGGGAACGATCAGTAGAAGATTGCAATCAAGCTCTTCGTATCCAGCCGAATTACCTCAAAGCTTTACTACGCCGAGCTTTGTCTAACAGCAAG CTTGAACGCTGGAGTGAAGCTGTGAGGGATTACGAGGTCTTGAGAAGGGAACTCCCTGATGACAATGAGGTTGCAGAATCTCTATTTCACGCCCAAGTTGCATTGAAGAAATCACTAGGAGAAGATGTGTACAACATGAAATTTGGTGGCGACGTGGAGTCCGTTTCTGGCCTGGAACAGTTCAGAGCTGCAATTTCATCGTCTG gtGCGTCGGTGGTGCATTTCAGATCAGGGACGAATCTGCAATGCAAGCACATATCTCCGTTCGTAGATGCTTTGTGCAGCCGGTATCCGTCCATCAATTTTCTCCAG GTGGATATCGAAGAGGGCCATGCCATTGCACACACGGAGAATATTAGAATAGTCCCGACTTTCAAGATATACAAAAAGGGCATCCGGGTGAAGGAAATGATCTGCCCGAGCCCAGAGGTTCTAGAATCATCAGTGAGGCATTACAGTATTTAG